Below is a window of Nerophis lumbriciformis linkage group LG20, RoL_Nlum_v2.1, whole genome shotgun sequence DNA.
TGGCGAGGTGTGGTGCTGACAGCTGCTGTGTTGCAGGTGGCGCAGTACCTGAGCGTGCTGCAGAGGGTCTTCCCGCAGCAGTACCAGCAGGAGAAGCCCACCTGGGCCGGCAAGGAGGCGGCCGTGCGCAGGAACCAGGTCGAGCTGCAGCGCCGCTTCCAGGAGGTCCTGCAGCTGCTCCAGCAGGGCCGCGACCTGGAGTCCCTGCCCAGGATCAACGTGGCCGCACTGCCGCACGTGCCCACGGTATGGCCCCGCCCACTTTTCCATCCCAACGCAGCGCTGACCACTTGTCCTTCGTCTCGCAGGCCGACCTCAAGTTCAGACAGATGATGAACTCGCTGCTTCCTGCCCCCCCACCCAGACCAAGCTACTTCCAGCCCCCGCCTAACTACCGCCCCCAATACTTCCCGCCGCCCCCGCACTACCTGCAGCGCCACGCCATGCCCCCGCCGCTCTACCCCCCCTACGTCAGAGCTCCTGCCAGGTTGCCGCCGCCTCCCAGCCAGTCCTTGACCACGCCCGCCTACCCGGTGGTCCCCTCGCCGCCTTTGCCGTCCTCCGGCCCCCTGGAGAAGGTGCTGGACCGGCTGGGGGCCCGCTTCCCGCAGTGCAGCAGGAACCAGCTGACGCTGCTGCTGCAGCAGGTAAAGAGCGCCCGGGGAACCCTGGCCGGGATGTCCGTGGACCAGGTGGCCGAGCAGGTGGGCCTTAAGCTGGCCCAGGGCGACACCTTCCCCTCCAGGCCGCCGCCGCCAGCCAGCCAGTTGTGCCTCATGTGCCAGAACGCCGTGGACCCCGAGAGCCGCCACCCGCTGAGCTGTTCCCACGCCATCCATCAGGACTGCATACGCATCTGGCTGCAGTCTAGTCCTAACAAGTCCTGTCCTTTCTGCCCCGCCAAGTGAACCTTTTGTCTCCTTTTTCAATCAAATCTACTTTTGGACTGAAGTCAAACAGCTCAACTGTCTTCTTGGCTGCCAGCACCTCAAGTCACATTTCATTTTTGCCTCAAATGATCACTTTTTACATGACATATTATAGCGTCAATAGATGGACTTAACTCTTTCAATGACATTCACAAATCCAGCAGTCTGTGGTTTCCCCcggcaacaccggaaatgtgtcccgtgtaaACGCATCCGACTGGAAGTCTAACAATACACATACTTCTGTGGCTGAGTACAGTACAGACACTGTGCACATTCATATTGTCAACAAATTAAAATGTGTTGAAGGCTCACCTCAGCTAAAGATACTTTCTTTTGTTATTGTCTCCGAGCCACCAAGTTGATGGCTTTCTACTGTGCTAATAATCACATTTGGCGGATTACAACCTAGAGCATGTGTATTATCTTGTTGGCCTGGCGGATGTAAACAGAGCACAACACTGGAAGTATATTagctgagggggcgtggctaaatgTGAATTACTTGCATGCATGTTTTGTCATGATAACAATGTTAGTAAATGATCTAGTAAAACAATGTGTGCTACATGAGGTTGGTGGAAGGTCAATAGTTGCAGGAAATGTCCTCTTAATTTCCCACATTTTCTTTGTGGCCGATAGAAAAGTCCGTCTTCTTGTCCTTGTGAAGGAGAAGGAAGTCGTACAAACACTGAAAACCTCCTTCTaaatgtgtattagagatgcacggtttgcgggcacaaccgcggagtccgcggattatccgcggatcgggcggatgaaataaaaaaaaattagattttatccgcgggtcgggttgggtcgggtggttgaaataaaaaagaattagattttaaatagattcaggcgggtggcagttaaaccaattggtaaatatatatacatagttaaatgttgttacccacatacgaaaaacgagcaggcacctgcagcatatgccacaacagaagaagaaaaaaaaaagagatggacacttttacggagcggagaagggacgcctcgccggggtccgggaccgaggccccttcccccgagagggccccaccgggagccgtagctgaggcgatctgcgagaagggcccgacgcacgtccagggtcaccaccgcaccgacaccccgcctcgtccggcttcgccgcggccggcgtcacgcgcagcaggtaagcagcttacctgcccgccacccccgtggccgggggctcgtaacgggtcactccgcgcgctccgcccgcgcagcttacctgcccgccacccctgttgccggaggcgcgtaacaggggtcactccgcgcgcagtgcgctcacgaaaggggtggggctcaccctggttgatatagagagcaggacggtggccatggaagtcggaacccgctaaggagtgtgtaacaacccacctgccgaatcaactagccctgaaaatggatggcgctggagcgtgggcccatacctggccgtcgccggcagcgagacgcgcttggaggtgcgctcagcgcggctcccatatgattgcgcactggtgtgcgtctgggtcgtgacagcgtggcacacgaatgtctgtactgcattggatcagtctcctttctttaacaggcaaaagctttataacctcaccatacctgccaacttttgaaatcagaaaaacctagtagccagggtccaagggccgcaggccccggtaggtccatgacaaagtcctggtggagggttcagggcttcgccccccgacgcaaaatgattattagcattcagacaggttaaaatgttgctaaaaccatcacttttctatcagtcacagtgacttttcaaaacaaaaatattacagcaaaaatcatatgggttgattgacatgtttattctgtaagctaacttcaatagtttgaaattattttgacagttaatgccagttatcctgtcaacctttcacaagacttcaatttgttcattgaaagtataaacactttttacagtaaacaaatggtaaaacagtactaaacaattccattaaaaaaaaaattggtgtcattaactttctgtccaagcttgtataatctactgccttgttcaattgtaaaaaatattctgtgcctaaaattcacatttctatcacaattatcatactgtaaacatggtaagctaacttcattaaaattaatagtcctgtcaatagcatggaattacaattcaaatgtagttttttttgtaagcctttcaaaagatttcaaaatatgaaaaattaatgaaaatgaatttaagccatcagacacttgaaaagtggcacatcacatctctaatgtaatcatttgaacttttcaacagaaatagcactgcaaaaatattaaggacatacttctgtattttggtagttatgctgtcaacatttaacaagatttcttcaacttggacttgaaagcataaatagtataaacacttttaacagtatgtcgtgctgtgaaatacagccgacaggattgcgcaccaaacacgaagcaaggccaaagcgcacgcgtgcatggtgcaggagaacaaaggacttctttcatttaaggtttgtgataaaccatcaaactcattcgttaaaaggactctatagtaatataaagcgaatttttctggacattatcatgcaagaaaagtttatttttgggaccgcgatcaccgcgtaatgattttcaaaggttgcattacaaacattgaactgtcccatgtgatcagccagtgcgattggaagtccatgctcaattattgcctccgtaaataaaacttcgggcgggtgcgggcggatggcgggcgggtgcagttctgatcaaacgttacatcgggtggatggcggatggttgacgactttctgacgcggttgcgaatgaaataaattgcctatccgcgcatctctaatgtgtattctttcaaataaaaaacattttgtaaaatgaTGAATTATATCATTTTGATttagaatcaaaataaaaaatagtgattttgatgtgaatcgatttttttgagaTAGTCGCCCTTTTTTCTGGCCTCGGGGGTCGCGAGCGTGTCCGAGGAGGAAATAAAAGGTGCGGCGGGAAGGAGCCAGACGAGGCGGGAAAAGGCGGCCCGTGGTCCACGAGGCGTGTCGGAGGTCAATGGCTGTTTTGGATGAGCGTCAATTGCTGTTGTTGACGGCCCAGGAAGGAAGTGTCTGGCCAATTAAAAGTGATGGACTGCGTGAAAGCGGCACATAAATAACAGACATCAAAATCCATAGCTGTCAAAGCTCATCTCAGACGTGTGCCCGCTAAGCCCCGCCCCCCCAGCCCTTAAAGGTGTGATTCATCAGGCTATTCCCACAGGTGTTCATGTAGAAAAGTCGGCCATGCTTGTTTAGCTAATAGTGCGGCTGCTAGCTCATGTTGCACATGATGATGGAGGGCGGCCATTAGGCTCAGGCCCATTAGGCTGGGCGGCCATCAATCCAGTCTGCTAAGTGGACCTTTTTCACCACCTTAAACCACTTTGTGCTTTATTAGTGTGCTCCCTCCTGACCACGCCAGCATCTTCTAAAGATTGCTCAGCTCTGGACAAATATACCTTTGACTGAGGCCGGCTAATgcttagcttgctgctaacaacgcttagcttgctgctaccaatgcttagcttgctgctaacaacgcttagcttgctgctaacaacgcttagcgcttagcttgctgctaacaacgcttagcttgctgctaacaacgcttagcttgctgctaacaatgcttagcttgctgctaacaaTGCTTAAATTGTTGCTAACAATgcttagcttgctgctaacaatgcttagcttgctgctaacaacgcttagcttgctgctagcaacgcttagcttgctgctaacaacgcttagcttgctgctaacagcgcttagcttgctgctaacaacgcttagcttgctgctagcaacgcttagcttgctgctaacaatgcttagcttgctgctaacaacgcttagcttgctgctagcaacgcttagcttgctgctaacaatgcttagcttgctgctaacaacgcttagcttgctgctaacaatgcttagcttgctgctaacaacgcttagcttgctgctaacaacgcttagcttgctgctagcaacgcttagcttgctgctaacaacgcttagcttgctgctaacaatgcttagcttgctgctaacaacgcttagcttgctgctaacaaCGCTTAGCTTGCTGCTAGCAACGCTTAGATTGCTGCTAACAAcgcttagcttgctgctaacaatgcttagcttgctgctaacaatgcttagcttgctgctaacaaTGCTTAGCTTGCTGCTACCAATGCTTAGGTTGCTGCTAACAATgcttagcttgctgctaacaatgcttagcttgctgctagcaacgcttagcttgctgctagcaacgcttagcttgctgctagcaacgcttagcttgctgctagcaacgcttagcttgctgctaacaacgcttagcttgctgctaacaacgcttagcttgctgataacaacgcttagcttgctgctaacaacgcttagcttgctgctaacaaCGCTTAGCTGGCTGCTAACAAcgcttagcttgctgctaacagcgcttagcttgctgctaacaacgcttagcttgctgctaacaacgcttagcttgctgctaacaacgcttagcttgctgctagcaacgcttagcttgctgctaacaacgcttagcttgctgctaacaacgcttagcttgctgctaacaacgcttagcttgctgctagcaacgcttagcttgctgctaacaacgcttagcttgctgctaacagcgcttagcttgctgctaacaacgcttagcttgctgctaacaacgcttagcttgctgctaacaacgcttagcgcttagcttgctgctaacaacgcttagcttgctgctaacaacgcttagcttgctgctaacaatgcttagcttgctgctaacaaTGCTTAAATTGTTGCTAACAATgcttagcttgctgctaacaacgcttagcttgctgctaacaacgcttagcttgctgctaacaaCACTGAGCTTGCTGCTAACAAcgcttagcttgctgctaacaacgcttagcttgctgctaacaacgcttagcttgctgctaacaaTGCTTAAATTGCTGCTCACAATgcttagcttgctgctaacaaTACTTAAATTGAAGCTAACAATGCTTAAATTGAAGCTAACAATgcttagcttgctgctaacaacgcttagcttgctgctaacaaTGCTTAAATTGCTGCCAACAAcgcttagcttgctgctaacaatgcttagcttgctgctaacaaTGCTTAAATTGCTGCCAACAAcgcttagcttgctgctaacaacgcttagcttgctgctaacaacgcttagcttgctgctaacaacgcttagcttgctgctaacaaCGCTTAGCTGGCTGCTAACAAcgcttagcttgctgctaacagcgcttagcttgctgctaacaacgcttagcttgctgctaacaacgcttagcttgctgctaacaacgcttagcttgctgctagcaacgcttagcttgctgctaacaacgcttagcttgctgctaacaacgcttagcttgctgctaacaacgcttagcttgctgctagcaacgcttagcttgctgctaacaacgcttagcttgctgctaacagcgcttagcttgctgctaacaacgcttagcttgctgctaacaacgcttagcttgctgctaacaacgcttagcgcttagcttgctgctaacaacgcttagcttgctgctaacaacgcttagcttgctgctaacaatgcttagcttgctgctaacaaTGCTTAAATTGTTGCTAACAATgcttagcttgctgctaacaacgcttagcttgctgctaacaacgcttagcttgctgctaacaaCACTGAGCTTGCTGCTAACAAcgcttagcttgctgctaacaacgcttagcttgctgctaacaacgcttagcttgctgctaacaaTGCTTAAATTGCTGCTCACAATgcttagcttgctgctaacaaTACTTAAATTGAAGCTAACAATGCTTAAATTGAAGCTAACAATgcttagcttgctgctaacaacgcttagcttgctgctaacaaTGCTTAAATTGCTGCCAACAAcgcttagcttgctgctaacaatgcttagcttgctgctaacaaTGCTTAAATTGCTGCCAACAAcgcttagcttgctgctaacaacgcttagcttgctgctaacaacgcttagcttgctgctaacaacacttagcttgctgctaacaaTAGCCTGCACAAGATGGAGAAACATTCCAGAAGTTGAATAAGATGATTTATTGCATAtacgtcaggggtgtccaaagtgggggatgttGTAAAGCATCAATGTTGGTCACCATTAAAGGTCCCAGTCATCAACGTattgaaaataagtcatatattaaca
It encodes the following:
- the rnf214 gene encoding RING finger protein 214 is translated as MDANWTTMEEFAAEFSLVTMRDLQEKSMQTDEVMDASTGDAGVNTDVDWEAQVAAMFAYSDVLAKEHSEMMKTREKDEGERGEQTQQLQKKKSQTTRQHQVLLEKLDSLRVKLQLNNAKSGKKNFLSKKQEMTSERSRAEEERNRLAQELRQSDAKLVALTEEQREEQRRWQEELEALRKEVQRVAKETREAEKTAVQDELAAVEIQRDVAMGRIKAWLAEVAQYLSVLQRVFPQQYQQEKPTWAGKEAAVRRNQVELQRRFQEVLQLLQQGRDLESLPRINVAALPHVPTADLKFRQMMNSLLPAPPPRPSYFQPPPNYRPQYFPPPPHYLQRHAMPPPLYPPYVRAPARLPPPPSQSLTTPAYPVVPSPPLPSSGPLEKVLDRLGARFPQCSRNQLTLLLQQVKSARGTLAGMSVDQVAEQVGLKLAQGDTFPSRPPPPASQLCLMCQNAVDPESRHPLSCSHAIHQDCIRIWLQSSPNKSCPFCPAK